A genomic window from Nitrospirae bacterium YQR-1 includes:
- a CDS encoding polymer-forming cytoskeletal protein, whose amino-acid sequence MFNKKHDRIETLIGVSSEIKGTINLKGTLRVDGFFEGNVKADWVIVGEKGHIKGDIDAGGVIVGGLVEGNIKAGEYIEILAKGRVLGDVLTQKLAILEGGLFEGHSKMHSVSNTDKKLSVEIRNQIEQ is encoded by the coding sequence ATGTTTAATAAAAAACACGATAGAATAGAAACTCTGATAGGAGTAAGCTCAGAGATAAAGGGCACAATAAACCTAAAGGGGACCCTTCGTGTGGATGGCTTCTTTGAGGGCAATGTAAAAGCCGACTGGGTAATTGTTGGAGAGAAAGGCCATATCAAAGGTGATATAGATGCCGGGGGGGTTATAGTGGGCGGCCTTGTGGAAGGAAACATAAAGGCCGGCGAGTACATAGAGATACTGGCAAAGGGCAGAGTACTGGGGGATGTGCTTACCCAAAAACTTGCTATTTTAGAGGGAGGGCTTTTTGAAGGCCACTCCAAAATGCACTCTGTAAGTAATACGGATAAAAAGCTATCCGTGGAAATAAGAAATCAGATAGAGCAGTGA
- a CDS encoding polymer-forming cytoskeletal protein: MKGATQIDGFIATGVILSGRLVFDGTLRIDGKFQGEIDSSGTLIVGESAFIDSMNINVDTALISGEVRGVVEAKTKVELLSQCRVYGDIKTPLLVVYSGAFFEGCCEMSKFRQSPSNQVAIEIEG, from the coding sequence GTGAAAGGTGCTACACAAATAGACGGATTTATCGCCACAGGCGTGATTTTAAGCGGCAGGTTGGTTTTTGACGGCACACTTAGAATTGACGGTAAGTTCCAGGGTGAAATTGACTCATCAGGAACCCTCATTGTCGGCGAGAGTGCTTTTATCGACTCCATGAACATAAATGTGGATACTGCATTGATCTCAGGTGAGGTAAGAGGTGTGGTTGAGGCTAAAACTAAAGTTGAGCTCCTTTCACAGTGCAGAGTCTATGGGGATATTAAGACCCCCCTTCTTGTTGTTTACTCAGGGGCTTTTTTTGAGGGCTGCTGTGAAATGTCAAAATTTAGGCAATCTCCCTCTAATCAGGTCGCTATAGAGATAGAAGGGTAA
- the pdxA gene encoding 4-hydroxythreonine-4-phosphate dehydrogenase PdxA, whose protein sequence is MSKLLLITQGDPGGIGPEAALRAYITYKPEAAVFVGDLQVFKETLKLIKSALRIHTVENPRDGIFDGCTLNIVNVTVADDYPKCRATKEGGLLSAMCVEKAVALILNGKADALVTAPISKEALKLAGIPYPGHTEMLAALTNTANFAMMLVGGPLRVMLVTIHEALAKVPELITKDRVLKTLVLANSAAGMLGIDNPKIAVAGLNPHAGEAGLFGRQETEEIVPAIEEAHHMGISVTGPFPADTLFHKAYNGHFDIVVSMYHDQGLIPLKMIAFESGVNITVGLPIVRTSPDHGTAYDIAHKGVINPQSMCEAMRLAETLKPYPK, encoded by the coding sequence TTGTCAAAATTATTATTAATAACGCAGGGAGACCCCGGAGGGATAGGCCCTGAGGCGGCTCTGAGGGCATATATCACTTACAAACCTGAGGCGGCTGTTTTTGTCGGCGATTTGCAGGTTTTTAAGGAAACACTGAAGCTGATTAAAAGCGCTCTCCGGATACATACAGTTGAAAATCCACGAGATGGAATTTTTGATGGTTGTACCTTAAATATTGTAAATGTTACAGTTGCAGATGATTATCCAAAGTGCAGGGCAACTAAAGAGGGCGGCCTGTTAAGTGCCATGTGTGTAGAAAAAGCGGTGGCATTAATCTTAAACGGAAAGGCGGATGCACTTGTCACCGCTCCGATTTCAAAAGAAGCGCTGAAACTTGCCGGCATACCCTATCCCGGGCATACCGAAATGCTTGCCGCTTTGACTAACACCGCCAATTTTGCCATGATGCTTGTCGGAGGCCCCCTGAGAGTCATGCTTGTCACCATTCATGAGGCTCTGGCCAAAGTCCCTGAACTTATTACAAAAGACCGTGTATTGAAAACTCTTGTGCTTGCCAACTCCGCAGCCGGTATGCTTGGCATAGATAATCCCAAAATAGCAGTGGCAGGGCTTAACCCTCATGCCGGTGAGGCCGGGTTATTTGGCAGGCAGGAGACGGAGGAGATTGTTCCGGCTATTGAGGAAGCTCATCATATGGGTATTTCGGTAACCGGGCCGTTTCCTGCCGACACCTTGTTCCACAAAGCCTATAACGGACACTTTGATATTGTGGTTTCCATGTATCACGACCAGGGGCTCATTCCGCTAAAGATGATAGCTTTTGAAAGCGGTGTCAATATCACTGTCGGGCTGCCGATAGTAAGAACGTCCCCTGACCACGGCACTGCTTATGATATTGCGCACAAAGGGGTTATAAACCCTCAAAGTATGTGTGAGGCTATGAGGCTTGCAGAGACTCTGAAGCCGTATCCAAAATGA
- a CDS encoding cyclic nucleotide-binding domain-containing protein, which yields MKRIAVTETYEDGQVIIKEGTHGEGTYVILEGSVAIKMKVDDVDIVVATLNKGDIFGHMSFIDRQPRSATARSVGRTKVGIFDMDYLENEINKTSEDFRMIVKALTERLRETTSKMVSLTAKYYKLTGKTE from the coding sequence ATGAAAAGGATAGCCGTAACAGAAACATACGAGGATGGGCAGGTGATAATAAAAGAAGGAACACATGGCGAGGGAACATATGTGATACTTGAAGGTTCTGTAGCTATAAAAATGAAGGTAGACGACGTTGATATAGTAGTGGCGACTTTAAACAAAGGTGACATATTCGGCCATATGAGCTTTATAGACAGACAGCCCCGTTCAGCAACAGCAAGATCAGTCGGCCGGACAAAAGTAGGAATTTTTGATATGGATTACCTTGAAAACGAGATAAATAAAACATCGGAAGATTTCAGAATGATTGTCAAGGCATTAACTGAAAGACTGAGGGAAACAACATCAAAAATGGTTAGTTTGACAGCTAAATACTACAAACTAACAGGTAAGACTGAATAA
- a CDS encoding GtrA family protein, translating to MTEITSRRKTLKQFIRFASIGALNTLVDIAILNVETLLSGLKTGAPFAVQKALSFLIAVIFSYYLNKRWAFEHKSDRGGKFSHFVAVSLIGMAVNVLSASLVVNVVRPWLSLAWFGDQIWVNVGSLCGTAGGLLWNFLGYKFFVFKTVD from the coding sequence ATGACGGAAATAACATCAAGACGTAAAACTCTAAAGCAGTTTATCAGGTTTGCTTCTATCGGGGCACTAAATACTCTTGTTGATATTGCAATCCTCAACGTTGAAACTCTCCTGAGCGGCCTTAAGACTGGTGCTCCTTTTGCAGTACAGAAAGCCCTGTCGTTTCTTATTGCCGTAATTTTCAGCTATTATCTTAATAAGAGATGGGCATTTGAGCATAAGAGCGACAGAGGCGGGAAGTTTTCTCATTTTGTAGCGGTAAGTTTAATCGGAATGGCTGTTAATGTCCTGTCGGCCTCGTTAGTTGTAAATGTTGTGAGGCCGTGGTTAAGTCTTGCGTGGTTTGGGGATCAAATTTGGGTCAATGTCGGCTCACTATGCGGGACGGCAGGCGGGTTACTTTGGAACTTTTTAGGCTATAAGTTTTTTGTTTTTAAGACAGTTGACTAA
- a CDS encoding MBL fold metallo-hydrolase, translating to MLIKCWGSRGSIPVSGREYLKYGGDTTCIEIVTDSGERLIIDTGSGIRELGKKMLDESQTRMHIFFTHFHWDHIMGFPFFRPIYKQGTQIDFYGCVFSKGTIAEMISKTMVSPNFPVNFNEVKAEFKYNDLCKGNFKINSMTITPIYLSHPNGGLGYKFQENGKTFVFITDNELTYKHPGGLDYKDYMEFAKGADLLYHDSEYIEEEYSDKITWGHSIYLDSLRLAMEADVKSFGLFHHNQNRTDDEIDAMVENCRAIIKQNGNSQTCFAVEKGNEIVL from the coding sequence ATGCTGATAAAATGCTGGGGCTCAAGGGGGTCGATACCGGTTTCAGGCAGGGAGTACCTAAAATATGGAGGGGATACGACCTGTATAGAAATTGTAACGGATAGCGGCGAGAGATTAATAATTGATACAGGGTCAGGAATAAGGGAATTAGGTAAAAAAATGCTTGATGAAAGCCAAACAAGGATGCATATTTTTTTCACACATTTCCACTGGGACCACATAATGGGTTTCCCTTTTTTCAGACCTATCTATAAACAGGGAACACAGATTGACTTCTATGGTTGTGTATTTAGCAAAGGAACTATAGCTGAGATGATTTCCAAAACGATGGTGTCACCGAATTTCCCGGTTAATTTTAACGAGGTGAAAGCTGAATTTAAATATAATGATCTGTGTAAAGGCAATTTTAAAATAAACTCAATGACTATAACCCCTATTTATCTCAGCCATCCAAACGGGGGGCTCGGTTATAAATTCCAGGAAAATGGTAAGACTTTTGTATTTATAACAGACAATGAGCTGACATATAAGCATCCGGGCGGGCTGGATTATAAGGACTACATGGAATTTGCAAAAGGAGCTGACTTGCTTTATCACGACTCTGAATACATAGAGGAAGAGTACTCTGATAAGATAACATGGGGGCATTCCATATATTTGGATTCACTGAGACTTGCCATGGAGGCTGATGTAAAGTCTTTTGGCCTGTTCCACCATAATCAGAATAGAACAGACGATGAAATAGACGCAATGGTTGAAAACTGCAGGGCAATCATAAAGCAAAATGGTAACTCCCAGACTTGCTTTGCCGTAGAAAAAGGCAACGAAATAGTTTTGTAG
- a CDS encoding M23 family metallopeptidase, with amino-acid sequence MTGIKKYLRRLFSPITIMIVPHDAEKTYRFKMPSIGILILCGFWFSFTAYTVNVGVTTKKYNDLKDKADYYYTQFVEVRSTISSIKKAETQLKTMLSRNKGKEDLFNNIDQTDSGSVNIELIRQQIEESVNTVAELKDYLKQQKDIFYSTPSGLPSGVGRISSEFGWRTHPRSRRSEYHTGVDLPLPSGSPVKATANGIVVFADWSAGNGRLIVIEHGFGFTTCYAHNSEIAVKVGQQVKRGDTIGYSGSTGNSTGPHVHYEIWKDNVPIDPQPFLLKDS; translated from the coding sequence ATGACCGGAATAAAAAAATACTTACGCCGATTATTCAGTCCAATAACGATAATGATTGTACCTCATGACGCAGAAAAGACATATCGTTTTAAGATGCCTTCCATCGGTATCCTGATTCTTTGCGGTTTCTGGTTTTCCTTTACCGCTTATACGGTCAATGTAGGTGTAACAACAAAAAAATATAACGATTTAAAAGACAAAGCTGATTATTATTACACTCAGTTTGTAGAGGTAAGGTCAACTATAAGTTCTATTAAGAAAGCTGAAACCCAGTTAAAGACAATGTTGAGCCGCAATAAGGGCAAAGAGGATTTGTTTAATAATATAGACCAGACTGATTCCGGCTCTGTAAATATCGAGTTAATAAGGCAGCAGATAGAAGAATCAGTCAACACAGTGGCAGAGTTGAAAGATTACCTTAAACAACAAAAAGATATTTTTTACTCAACCCCCTCAGGGTTGCCCTCAGGGGTAGGTAGAATCAGCTCGGAGTTTGGCTGGAGAACACATCCACGCAGCAGGCGTTCAGAGTATCATACCGGCGTTGACCTGCCCTTGCCCTCAGGTTCACCTGTAAAGGCAACAGCTAACGGCATTGTCGTGTTTGCCGACTGGAGTGCCGGCAACGGACGTCTCATTGTAATAGAACACGGCTTTGGATTTACCACTTGTTACGCCCATAACAGTGAAATAGCTGTTAAAGTAGGACAACAGGTAAAAAGAGGCGATACAATCGGTTATTCCGGCTCAACAGGTAATTCCACCGGCCCGCATGTCCACTACGAGATATGGAAAGACAATGTACCAATAGACCCCCAGCCTTTCTTACTGAAAGATTCCTGA
- the fbp gene encoding class 1 fructose-bisphosphatase, giving the protein MPEIGMDLNRFILEEERKFPSATGSLSIALTSLETSVKIIASHVRMAGLAEIFGKAQKTNIQGEEVQKLDEFSNNVLVRVLSDSGQFYAIASEELDDVIYPEKGKDGKYIIAFDPLDGSTNIEVNISIGTIFSIYKRDKGSEADFLCGGSLQIASGYAMYGSSSVFVYTTGMGLNGFTLDPSSGLFLLSHPGMRIPESGKTYSFNESNSQGWDDKMRSYLETLKSSGYTQRFIGTMVADVHRTLLKGGIFAYPADKKSTKGKLRVLYEVFPMCMMVEEAGGLAVDAAGKRILDIVPTEIHQRTPVFLGSRKEIEIFLNTTG; this is encoded by the coding sequence ATGCCGGAAATTGGAATGGATTTAAACAGGTTTATACTTGAGGAAGAGAGGAAGTTCCCATCCGCTACAGGTTCACTTTCTATTGCTCTCACATCTTTGGAGACTTCCGTTAAAATTATTGCCTCTCACGTGAGGATGGCCGGGCTTGCTGAGATATTCGGTAAGGCTCAAAAGACCAACATTCAAGGCGAGGAGGTTCAAAAACTTGATGAATTTTCTAACAATGTTCTTGTCAGAGTACTTTCAGACAGTGGGCAATTCTATGCCATAGCCTCAGAGGAACTCGATGATGTGATCTACCCTGAGAAAGGTAAAGACGGTAAGTATATAATTGCATTTGACCCCCTTGACGGCTCAACCAATATTGAGGTAAACATATCAATAGGTACAATCTTTTCCATTTATAAGAGAGACAAGGGGTCTGAGGCTGATTTTCTCTGTGGCGGGAGCCTTCAGATAGCCTCAGGATACGCTATGTATGGCTCATCATCTGTTTTTGTCTATACTACAGGGATGGGACTTAACGGCTTTACCCTTGATCCATCATCAGGGCTTTTTCTTTTGTCTCATCCCGGAATGAGAATTCCCGAAAGTGGTAAAACATACTCTTTTAATGAGTCCAACTCTCAGGGCTGGGATGATAAAATGAGGAGCTATCTTGAAACTCTGAAATCCTCCGGTTACACCCAGAGATTTATCGGAACGATGGTGGCCGATGTTCACAGGACGCTTCTAAAGGGTGGTATATTTGCTTATCCGGCAGATAAAAAAAGCACCAAAGGGAAGCTCCGGGTCTTATACGAGGTCTTTCCCATGTGCATGATGGTGGAGGAGGCCGGAGGGCTTGCCGTTGACGCTGCCGGCAAAAGGATTCTTGACATTGTGCCCACTGAAATACACCAAAGGACGCCTGTTTTTCTAGGCAGCAGAAAAGAAATAGAAATTTTTTTAAATACAACAGGATAG
- a CDS encoding ASKHA domain-containing protein encodes MNPIVFRKTISFVEDGYSGNMADVERFVEELGFDCNVEIPLSVMRRLPAALRAERREISAVIAHLDNKIKILDFNTKNIYGLAVDLGSTNIWGRIIDLENSSEIAGAVTANPQRAYGADILSRIFYAMEHGSGEIHKATLDGINNLISKLCDMAKISQNDIYAVTVGANTTMMHFFLNLPVENIPVAPYTPVVHSTGFFTAIGTCLNINTEGVVYLFPNVGSYVGGDIISGILFSGIYKNKGIGILIDMGTNVEIAIGSEDWILAGAGAGGPALDEGIAAAGKTAHDGAIVDVSIDENSLIPSVDTLSGAPAVSICGSGMVSLISELYKNGIIDRMGKLIPGKFGVFRAETENAYALTESLNIYQHEIENFLLSKGAMATLLKTLVGSIGLDFSEIESIILTGAIGNSVNLGHALSIGFLPCLTNEKFHLIRNASLSGAALLLNDITLIKDISHISSIITYKEMNEDRDFMRELPGAVFMP; translated from the coding sequence ATGAACCCTATTGTATTTAGAAAAACTATATCATTTGTAGAAGACGGCTACAGCGGTAACATGGCCGATGTTGAGAGGTTTGTTGAAGAGCTCGGGTTTGATTGTAATGTGGAAATTCCGCTAAGTGTCATGAGACGGCTGCCTGCCGCTTTAAGGGCGGAGCGCAGAGAAATCAGCGCTGTCATAGCCCATTTAGATAATAAAATTAAAATTTTGGACTTTAACACTAAAAACATTTACGGATTAGCCGTTGACCTTGGAAGCACAAACATATGGGGTAGAATTATTGATCTTGAAAACTCATCGGAAATTGCCGGGGCCGTAACAGCTAATCCTCAAAGAGCCTATGGCGCTGACATATTGTCACGCATATTCTATGCTATGGAACACGGCTCCGGTGAAATCCATAAAGCTACGCTTGATGGCATAAATAATTTAATTTCAAAACTCTGTGATATGGCTAAAATCAGCCAAAACGATATATATGCCGTCACAGTTGGTGCAAACACCACTATGATGCATTTTTTTCTTAACCTGCCGGTAGAAAACATACCCGTAGCTCCCTACACGCCGGTTGTGCACTCCACTGGGTTTTTTACGGCAATTGGCACCTGTTTAAATATTAATACTGAGGGTGTCGTCTATCTGTTTCCAAATGTGGGAAGCTATGTGGGTGGGGATATTATCTCAGGGATTTTGTTTAGCGGAATTTATAAAAACAAGGGTATCGGCATTTTAATAGATATGGGGACAAACGTGGAGATAGCAATAGGGTCGGAGGATTGGATTTTGGCCGGGGCCGGGGCTGGAGGACCGGCGCTTGACGAGGGTATTGCCGCTGCGGGAAAAACAGCCCATGACGGCGCTATCGTTGATGTCTCAATTGATGAAAACTCCCTTATCCCTTCAGTTGATACACTCTCCGGGGCCCCGGCTGTGAGCATTTGCGGCTCAGGGATGGTGAGTCTTATCTCGGAGCTTTATAAAAATGGAATTATTGACAGGATGGGAAAGCTGATTCCAGGTAAATTCGGCGTATTCAGGGCTGAGACGGAAAACGCCTATGCGTTAACGGAAAGTCTCAACATATATCAGCATGAAATCGAAAATTTTCTGCTTTCAAAAGGAGCAATGGCTACATTGCTTAAAACGCTGGTTGGCTCCATCGGCCTGGACTTCTCTGAAATTGAATCAATAATTCTGACCGGCGCTATTGGAAACAGTGTCAATCTTGGCCATGCGCTCTCTATCGGCTTTCTTCCCTGTTTAACCAATGAGAAGTTCCATCTGATTAGAAACGCATCTCTGAGCGGGGCGGCACTTCTGCTTAATGATATTACTCTTATAAAAGACATCAGTCATATCAGCTCTATAATAACCTATAAGGAAATGAATGAGGACAGGGACTTTATGAGAGAACTCCCAGGGGCTGTTTTTATGCCGTAA
- a CDS encoding M14/M99 family metallopeptidase, whose translation MKKCYNKLMLCGVKYLIISLVLLAAVLQSPCFAKTDHTVYFENTDYELHVYRIHGTDKGKTLIIIGGIQGDEPGGYTTADLYADMTLKKGNLIVVPRANFLSIIKHKREINNDMNRRFNEKNREYYEDKIVEILKELISQSDYLLNLHEGSGFYSDTRISDLRNPNRFGQSIIADTDIYKTDDGKVLYLGRIAREVADEVNLNIKEESHYFRFNNHRTFEKNTSHPEQRKSATFYALSTHSIPAFGIEASKEINDLEKKVRYQTLVINTFLEKFGIIPDNPHIVLDSPKLNYVVVSVNGDERIVHNNNSLRVNKGDRIIITDISSNYRRGLSVDVSGIGAANAFKREFTVQSSVKAHIKKDGVRFGEVSFDLAENQPAALKAAVSKKPVSVKDAKFKYLVVQLNGLKHVLNDNEHLTLIRGDKLILLDVVVDGISPSALTVNFMGFVGDKVHNTGEDRGYTIHTAKDLWKSYSFDKAGKSYTVEISIGKSLIGAVYVDIEEPKMDYIVLKQNGGNKRWYTNGDVITVNPNDTVEIVDVKTNVNKNDGITYSFEKSSSEHSDRAVKNLLPGDSFPLSKLTAKKGANYNIVVTRDGIVLGKTPVKIDEAVASAKHQ comes from the coding sequence TTGAAAAAATGTTACAATAAATTAATGCTCTGCGGTGTTAAATATCTTATTATATCACTGGTTCTGCTGGCTGCCGTCCTGCAGAGCCCGTGTTTTGCCAAAACGGACCATACAGTCTATTTTGAAAATACCGATTACGAATTACACGTTTACCGCATCCATGGCACTGATAAGGGTAAAACTCTGATAATCATAGGAGGTATCCAAGGAGATGAACCCGGAGGATACACCACAGCAGACCTTTATGCCGATATGACACTGAAAAAAGGCAACCTGATTGTCGTGCCCAGAGCTAATTTCCTTTCGATTATAAAACATAAGAGAGAAATAAATAACGACATGAACAGGAGATTCAACGAAAAAAACCGTGAGTATTATGAGGATAAAATAGTGGAAATCCTAAAAGAACTCATAAGTCAAAGCGATTATTTATTAAATCTCCACGAGGGCTCCGGCTTCTACTCAGATACGAGGATAAGCGATCTCAGAAACCCAAATCGCTTTGGACAGTCTATAATAGCCGACACGGATATATATAAAACAGATGATGGAAAGGTGCTGTATCTGGGCAGAATAGCCCGTGAGGTCGCAGATGAGGTAAATTTGAATATAAAAGAAGAGTCTCACTATTTCAGATTTAACAACCACCGCACTTTTGAAAAAAACACCTCACATCCAGAACAACGTAAATCCGCAACCTTCTATGCACTCTCAACACATAGTATTCCGGCGTTTGGAATAGAGGCATCAAAGGAAATAAATGACCTCGAGAAAAAAGTCCGTTACCAGACACTGGTTATAAATACATTTTTAGAAAAATTCGGAATAATCCCGGACAATCCTCACATAGTGCTCGACTCTCCAAAGCTTAACTACGTCGTAGTCTCTGTAAACGGTGATGAACGCATAGTGCACAATAACAACTCCTTGCGGGTAAACAAGGGCGACCGGATTATCATAACCGATATATCATCAAATTACAGAAGAGGATTGAGCGTGGATGTCAGCGGCATTGGTGCAGCTAATGCGTTTAAAAGAGAGTTCACAGTGCAATCCTCAGTAAAGGCTCATATAAAAAAGGACGGTGTACGTTTTGGAGAGGTGAGTTTTGATTTGGCTGAGAATCAACCTGCCGCCCTTAAAGCTGCTGTCTCTAAAAAACCTGTCAGCGTTAAGGATGCAAAGTTTAAGTATCTTGTAGTACAACTTAACGGCTTAAAGCATGTATTAAATGATAATGAGCACCTTACATTAATCAGGGGAGACAAGCTGATACTTCTTGATGTGGTTGTTGATGGAATCAGTCCCTCCGCCCTTACCGTTAATTTCATGGGTTTTGTCGGCGATAAAGTGCATAACACCGGAGAGGACAGGGGATATACTATTCACACAGCCAAGGATCTTTGGAAGAGTTATTCCTTCGATAAAGCCGGAAAATCATATACAGTTGAAATAAGCATAGGAAAATCTTTAATCGGAGCAGTTTACGTTGATATTGAAGAGCCTAAAATGGATTATATTGTTTTAAAGCAAAACGGCGGGAATAAACGCTGGTACACAAACGGAGACGTAATTACTGTTAATCCAAACGATACTGTTGAAATTGTTGACGTTAAAACTAATGTTAATAAAAATGACGGAATAACCTACAGTTTTGAAAAATCATCGTCAGAGCACAGCGACCGTGCCGTTAAAAACTTACTGCCTGGAGATTCTTTTCCTCTGAGCAAGTTAACTGCAAAAAAAGGGGCTAATTACAACATCGTAGTTACAAGAGATGGAATTGTATTGGGTAAAACTCCTGTGAAAATTGACGAGGCTGTAGCCTCTGCAAAACATCAATAA
- a CDS encoding cytochrome c3 family protein, whose protein sequence is MADFRFGFIGSHISKATVLVFVVIMALVMLPLIYKSWNSTSVECLNCHGNKAEMEKLGYPFFYVTNETAQRESKHPNVECKDCHMGNGRAKDKDTAHKGMLKALFVSEDGNLINRDNIFKGPLLPQGENKIYELLPKVDTGKDSVVPFELRNVLWHDRNPETFNFDPDIAKQTCGAPACHPEELKQFKHSIMGRNYRQRFMKTWLKPYGPHNCGPSFADTPPVEVLKDAGFDDTNTKEIAENLNMPFTKHHAEDKQKFCNVCHAGCLDCHYSPSSKEGVHSFSKMPRSETCAGGGRGTSICHPGAMQSRRGETYIGGDYSIPTGMQPDVHYKLGIHCISCHPTGEKGMGDMERRATCQDCHIDIESAHARSIHRNLDCSTCHISELGGYQITIWGPGKIAGKENPFKKYSLYYGIQSPPIILKDEKGTWRPYKVWPHSVGNIKNNVPPSKSIMYRWPDGQTHDAYFINGTFDGLKANNKHLLWIQFDQAAHPFGRARGCNSCHAKAQLSGSTWEFFDNYGAYPFTGSHTIRADETGLRIEQIQNTSAIELMEGAKPEDFASWLYLKDKWQMPGDFSIKAEAESYAKYLKISDETDRKVKNLKDASGRLDNITRKHIKLKIGVALHNLDESAALDVFFKK, encoded by the coding sequence ATGGCTGATTTTAGATTTGGTTTTATAGGGTCTCACATAAGCAAAGCAACCGTGTTGGTTTTTGTTGTAATTATGGCACTTGTGATGCTGCCGCTTATTTATAAATCATGGAACAGTACTTCTGTTGAGTGCTTAAACTGCCACGGCAACAAAGCTGAAATGGAAAAACTCGGCTATCCATTTTTTTATGTGACAAATGAAACAGCACAGAGGGAGAGCAAACATCCTAACGTGGAGTGCAAAGATTGTCACATGGGCAACGGCCGTGCAAAAGATAAAGACACAGCACACAAAGGAATGCTAAAGGCTCTCTTTGTATCGGAAGACGGGAACCTTATAAACAGGGATAACATATTTAAGGGCCCGCTGCTGCCTCAGGGTGAAAATAAAATTTATGAGCTTCTTCCCAAGGTGGATACAGGAAAAGATTCCGTGGTTCCTTTTGAGTTGAGAAATGTTCTTTGGCATGACAGAAACCCGGAAACCTTTAACTTTGACCCTGACATTGCTAAGCAGACCTGTGGTGCTCCGGCTTGCCACCCTGAGGAGCTTAAACAGTTTAAACACTCCATAATGGGCAGAAACTACCGGCAGCGATTTATGAAAACATGGCTTAAACCGTACGGGCCACACAACTGCGGTCCGTCTTTTGCCGACACCCCGCCGGTTGAGGTGCTAAAAGACGCCGGGTTTGACGACACTAACACTAAGGAGATAGCTGAAAACCTAAACATGCCCTTCACCAAACACCATGCCGAGGATAAACAGAAGTTCTGTAACGTCTGCCACGCCGGATGCCTTGACTGCCACTACAGCCCAAGCTCTAAGGAGGGGGTCCACTCATTTAGTAAAATGCCAAGGTCTGAGACATGTGCCGGCGGCGGCAGGGGCACAAGTATCTGCCACCCCGGAGCTATGCAGTCACGCCGCGGAGAGACTTATATCGGCGGTGATTACTCCATCCCTACAGGGATGCAGCCGGACGTGCATTATAAACTCGGAATCCACTGCATCAGTTGCCATCCCACAGGGGAAAAAGGCATGGGAGACATGGAACGAAGAGCTACCTGTCAGGACTGCCATATAGATATTGAAAGCGCTCACGCACGCAGTATCCACAGAAATCTAGACTGCAGCACCTGTCATATCAGTGAGCTTGGCGGCTATCAGATAACTATCTGGGGGCCGGGTAAAATTGCCGGAAAGGAAAACCCTTTTAAAAAATATTCACTCTACTACGGCATACAAAGCCCTCCTATAATACTGAAGGACGAAAAAGGCACGTGGCGGCCATATAAGGTGTGGCCGCATAGTGTCGGAAATATAAAAAACAACGTCCCTCCGTCTAAGTCAATCATGTACCGCTGGCCCGACGGACAAACCCACGACGCATACTTTATAAACGGTACTTTTGACGGCCTTAAGGCTAATAATAAGCACCTGTTATGGATACAGTTTGATCAGGCCGCTCATCCATTCGGCAGAGCACGAGGCTGCAACTCCTGCCATGCTAAAGCTCAATTATCCGGCTCTACATGGGAGTTTTTTGACAACTACGGAGCATATCCTTTTACCGGTTCACACACAATCAGGGCTGATGAAACCGGACTCAGAATTGAACAGATACAAAACACCTCAGCCATAGAGCTTATGGAAGGAGCTAAACCCGAGGACTTTGCATCATGGCTGTATCTTAAAGACAAGTGGCAAATGCCGGGGGATTTTTCTATTAAAGCTGAGGCTGAAAGTTATGCAAAATATCTGAAAATCTCGGATGAGACTGACAGGAAGGTAAAAAATTTAAAAGACGCCTCCGGAAGGCTTGATAATATTACACGAAAACATATAAAATTAAAAATCGGTGTTGCACTGCATAACCTTGATGAATCGGCGGCACTCGATGTTTTTTTCAAGAAATAA